One Phaseolus vulgaris cultivar G19833 unplaced genomic scaffold, P. vulgaris v2.0 scaffold_106, whole genome shotgun sequence DNA segment encodes these proteins:
- the LOC137817525 gene encoding uncharacterized protein, with protein sequence MELKDFIAVPNIVDRLRPPAKSDRLLGPHKESWCQFHEAFGHHINNCLALGHQLDELVKNGFLKDYLVEKQTGQSSVAQPASGEAQQHEVPVHGEVHTIAGGFSGGGCTASQRKKYARFVMSVEAFEDHSPDVDITFTKEDLRDVVPHDNDPIVISLVTAGRIVHQALVDQGSSTDVMF encoded by the coding sequence ATGGAACTCAAAGATTTCATTGCAGTACCCAACATAGTTGACAGATTGAGGCCACCGGCGAAGTCTGACAGGCTTCTGGGACCCCACAAAGAATCATGGTGCCAATTCCACGAGGCGTTCGGGCATCATATCAACAATTGTTTAGCACTGGGTCACCAGTTGGATGAACTCGTAAAGAATGGCTTCCTGAAGGACTACTTGGTGGAGAAGCAGACAGGACAATCGTCAGTTGCGCAACCGGCGAGTGGCGAGGCacaacagcacgaggtgcccgtccacggcgaggtccacaccatagCGGGTGGATTCTCGGGCGGTGGGTGCACCGCATCACAACGCAAGAAGTATGCTAGGTTCGTAATGTCAGTAGAGGCTTTTGAGGATCATtcacccgacgtggacatcacgttcaccaaagaagatctcagggacgttgtgccccacgacaacgaccccatcGTAATCTCGCtcgttacggcgggaaggataGTGCATCAAGCACTGGTGGATCAAGGGAGCTcgacagatgtgatgttctga
- the LOC137817526 gene encoding uncharacterized protein yields the protein MAASKVEQERMQADLAASQVRNNELHRTNEELRRGSRNRDEPEAASPPREFTTPFSQAILETAIPNTFTGPKATFTGVEDLEAHLTVFHTQMLLVGGSDAVRCKLFMSTLTGIAMDWFISLPEGHVTSFAQLSQLFREQYLANRTPAPVSYDLFDVKQFQGETLMEYISRFGAQVVKVGTTEEPMIVYAFRKGVRPRSFSKTLNCSRPKTFAEIRPQAVEHISSEGEAYEKFTTAAPTRPKAQIRTQPVRVHQTGNAPMSQERPNLRVKQGKKEKETGHQGTTS from the coding sequence ATGGCAGCCTCAAAagtggagcaggagcgcatgcaggcagatctggCAGCCTCTCAAGTAAGAAACAACGAGCTCCACCGCACCAATGAGGAGTTACGCCGCGGATCGCGTAATAGAGACGAGCCTGAAGCCGCATCCCCACCCAGGGAATTCACAACACCATTTTCACAGGCAATTCTGGAGACAGCGATCCCCAATACGTTCACGGGACCCAAAGCAACCTTCACGGGGGTGGAGGATCTTGAGGCACACCTCACGgtgttccacacacagatgttgCTGGTAGGCGGTTCAGACGCTGTGAGgtgcaagcttttcatgagcaccttgacggggatagctatggattggttcatcagcctcccagagggccacgtcacgtccttcgcccaactttcacaactattcagagagcagtatctAGCCAACAGAACTCCCGCCCCAGTCTCATATGATCTTTTCGACGTCAAGCAGTTCCAAGGCGAAACCCTAATGGAGTACATAAGCCGTTTTGGGGCCCAAGTGGTGAAAGTAGGAACCACGGAGGAACCCATGATCGTGTATGCATTCAGGAAGGGGGTACGTCCCAGATCTTTTAGTAAAACGCTTAACTGCAGCCGCCCCAAAACTTTCGCTGAAATAAGGCCACAAGCGGTAGAACACATTTCCTCCGAAGGAGAGGCGTATGAGAAGTTCACGACCGCTGCACCCACGCGGCCCAAGGCACAGATACGTACACAACCTGTTAGGGTTCACCAGACAGGAAACGCGCCTATGAGCCAAGAAAGACCCAACCTAAGGGTCAAGCAGGggaaaaaagagaaggaaacaGGCCACCAAGGCACAACTTCGTGA